The Corylus avellana chromosome ca11, CavTom2PMs-1.0 genome contains the following window.
aaattatagaatttatcttttttttttttaccatgacCCTGACAGGCGGCAGCTGATTATTGACCACAAGCTCTATTTTTTTACCATAAATGACCAGGACAGCTAATTATTGACCACAAGTGGTGATTGCATGCTTCCTCGCAAACAGTCCATTCCTCAATAATATTTGAACTACGTACCCATTTTCCAGAATCCCAGAACTTcattgaaatcaatcaaaaagaCTAGTCCCCCTTGATGACCATGACCAAGACAAAGCTTAAATGCTCGTTGGaaggaaataaattttataagaaaatacgTGTCTCTTACCTGTTACAGTGTTATGCGACATTTAACACTTATTATTAGAATAAgttgaataaaattttatccaaatttTATGAAATAACATGACAAATATTCTACTTTTTCATTTAGAAGAATTAGCTACTCTCCGGTTCAAACTTCAAAGATCCGGTTCCCACATGAATAACGTGATCATTAATAAACTATTCAATCATGATTATATAAATAGGATAGCTGCATAGGTAATGGAGACCCatttttctattctattctaTCTGCACTCTGCAGCCTCTCAATAGATGCCACCCACCTTTCCCCATCTCCACTATTTTCACGAATCTAACTTTTGTTCAGTCTCTTCAATGGCGGCCATTTCCCTATCTCACACTCTCCTTCCCTTCCCCACACCCAGGCACACCCACCTCCAATCCATAACCCACCAACTTGGAGTTCCAAAAGTTGCCACAAAAACAACACCCACAATATGCAAGGTGCTATCCAAAACAAGCGACTCCCTGTCGGCCGTTATTACCGACCTAgtagaagaagacgaagaagctTATACCAGTACTTCCCAGCTGCCGGAGCGCCAACTAGCCGACGCGTGGCGTGAAATCCACGGCCAAGATGACTGGGTCGGCCTGCTCGATCCAATGGACCCGCTTCTTCGATCGGAGCTAATCAGGTACGGCGACATGGCGCAGGCATGTTACGACGCCTTCGATTTCGACCCCTTTTCCAAGTACTGCGGAAGCTGTAGGTTCATGCGTCACGATTTCTTTGACTCCCTAGGAATGACGTCACACCAGGGCTACGACGTCTCTCGCTACATCTTCGCAACCTCAAACATCAATCTACCAAACTTCTTCAAGAAGTCGCGGTGGCCTAAGGTGTGGAGCAAGAACGCTAACTGGATCGGATACGTCGCCGTTTCCAACGACGAAACGACAAGACTTTTAGGCCGCCGTGATATAACCATAGCATGGAGAGGCACGGTGACAAGGCTGGAGTGGATTGCAGACCTAATGGATTTCCTCAAGCCAATCTCTTCCAACAAAATCCCATGTCCGGATCCGACGGTGAAAGCCGAATCTGGGTTTTTAGACCTCTACACGGACAAAGACGAGGCGTGCCGGTTTTGCAAGTTCTCAGCGAGAGAGCAAATATTGAGCGAGGTGAAAAGGTTGCTGGACGTGTACGCAGGCGAAGAAGTAAGCATTACCTTCACAGGGCATAGTCTAGGGGCGGCGCTGGCCGTTCTAAGCGCGTATGATATCGTGGAGACGGGGTTGAATGTGTTACCGGACGGCAGTGCGGTGCCGGTGTGCGTGTTTTCGTTTGCGGGTCCGAGAGTGGGGAACGTAAGGTTCAAGGAGAGGCTTGAGACGTTGGGGCTCAAGGTTTTAAGGGTGGTGAATATTCACGACGTGGTGCCAAAGTCGCCGGGGCTTTTCTTCAACGAGCAAGTTCCGCCGATGGTGATGAAGTGGGCCGAGGGGTTGCCGTGGAGTTACTCGCACGTTGGGGTTGAACTTGGCTTGGATCACAAAAACTCCCCGTTTTTGAAGCAGAATGCCGATCCGGTTTCTGCACATAATTTGGAGGCTCACCTGCATTTGCTTGATGGGTAAgctttttaaattcatttatttttatttttaaaaaaaattatgcatgaaTATGATGATCTAAAAATTTTCCATTTATACCTCCCTTGATCCAATTTCTTGTAACAAAGAATTTGATTAATTACAGGCTTTACGACATGTCAATAGTTTAACCAGTTGTGCTGTAGAGACACACTTCTCACATACCAACTAATTATTAACTAAAACAATATCCATATATAATTTAATgcatacaaaaattaaaaataataataaaaaagaatataaaaacaaGCAAGGCAGTGCACA
Protein-coding sequences here:
- the LOC132165732 gene encoding phospholipase A1-Igamma1, chloroplastic-like: MPPTFPHLHYFHESNFCSVSSMAAISLSHTLLPFPTPRHTHLQSITHQLGVPKVATKTTPTICKVLSKTSDSLSAVITDLVEEDEEAYTSTSQLPERQLADAWREIHGQDDWVGLLDPMDPLLRSELIRYGDMAQACYDAFDFDPFSKYCGSCRFMRHDFFDSLGMTSHQGYDVSRYIFATSNINLPNFFKKSRWPKVWSKNANWIGYVAVSNDETTRLLGRRDITIAWRGTVTRLEWIADLMDFLKPISSNKIPCPDPTVKAESGFLDLYTDKDEACRFCKFSAREQILSEVKRLLDVYAGEEVSITFTGHSLGAALAVLSAYDIVETGLNVLPDGSAVPVCVFSFAGPRVGNVRFKERLETLGLKVLRVVNIHDVVPKSPGLFFNEQVPPMVMKWAEGLPWSYSHVGVELGLDHKNSPFLKQNADPVSAHNLEAHLHLLDGYHGKGHRFVLASGRDLALVNKACDFLKDHYLVPPYWRQDENKGMVRSRDGRWVQPERPKLEDHSSDVHHHLNQLGLPSL